In Miscanthus floridulus cultivar M001 chromosome 19, ASM1932011v1, whole genome shotgun sequence, the DNA window ATCCTACTATTCCTCTAAACCCTAGCTACCAATTGTAATCTTTGAATCCACAGTTCAAACAACAAATAAGAGCATAAATACCTTGATGGAGGCTGAGGAGAAGCTTGGGGGACGGAGGGAGGTAGGCAGCCAGGGAGGGCGGGCTGCGGCCgcccaaggggggggggggggcgaacgGCCACGGCGCGACCTCTGGGAGGCCGCCTGGGAGCAAGGGACGGCGCTGGCGAAGGGTGAGGGCGCGGGACGCGGGCGTCCGGCCTCGACGCAGTGATAgacagagggagggagggagccagGACGCATCGCTTAGACGcggtttcgccgcgccatgggcCCGGGGAAGTGCCACGTCATCGCcgctgccgcgccgccatgcatggcgcgtcaGCGTTGTTTGGCTGCGCCGTGGCAATAGACGCAgcaaaaagtgttagatttgaaaaaaaaaatcagtgtcAAATTTGgaaatagtttaaaaaaagtgttagaaataaaaaaaaaatcacagcgCACGACCACCTCATCGGTGACTTCTATTCATCGCTGGTCAGTGCTTCAGTCCTCATCTTTTTCTTACATACAAGGTGCTTCGGTGATCCTTCGATAGTCCATACTCCATAGTACAAATTTGAACTAGCTCCCTCTGCTCATATGGCGACGGTGCTATGATAGTAGCAGGATGATGCGGTGTGATGGTGGAGCAGTTCGCCAACACCGGTGCAGGAGGCGGCCATTGGACGGCACAAAGGGCTCAGGACGATGGGCGCTGGCTACTGAAAAAATGGGCGAATGAGGACTACAAAATTTACATTTTTTAGACGAACGAGCACCGAAATTCTAATGGATTGTTCTGTGGCCGCCGAGAGATAAGAGTTGTCTGGTTCCCAACTTCCAACTCTCGTTTGATTCCGCGGAGCACCCTTGTTCAGTTGCACCCTAAAttttaaaaaagtgttacagtacctatcacatcaaatgtttatggtctgtgcatggagcattaaatatagatgaaaaaaaaactaattgcacagtttggtagaaaattgtgagacgaacgttttgagcttaattaatctatgtttgaatactaattgccaaataaaaacgaagttGCTATCGTTatcccaaattccaacttcctgcaACTAAAGAAGGGCTCACTTATTGATGCTCAGTAGTGGCCACGATACTTCTGACAAGTGGGGAGAATGACCACCTCACCGGTGACCTCATCTTTTTCTTACAAGCAGCTTCGCTCATCCTTCCTAATAATGCATACAAATTTAAACCATGGCTGATGTTGCAAACATTTAGTACAAAAATACAAGCTCTCGCTCTTGCTCGACTGTGCTACTCCACCAGCCGCTGCTAGTTTCCTTCAGGTCGTGAACAGTAACTGCTGCAGCAATCACTTCCGAGCCCGAGCGAGCAGGATGAACAAGGGTCCTGCAGTCTCCTTCGTAGTCCGTACACGACGTAATTACACATCATCTCCGGCTGTCTGCACTGCAGACAGCAGTAACGCGCACACACACCCGGAGGCGGCCGGAGCCGGCCTGAAGCATGCATCTGACTGATCTGACGACCGATCCATCCTGGCGGCTTCATCATCCGGGAACGAACAGAGCAAATAAGCCACCGGCGGTGGTGGCGACGGCGAGTGCCCAGACGACGGCGGCCGCGACGGCCGAAGGCATGACCGCCGCGACCTTCCACGCGAAGGCCACGGTGAGCAGCGTGGTGAGCGGCCACACCAAGCGCCTCGCCCGCTCCCTGGCCGGCGAACCGGGGGCCGCCCGCTCGTAGTCCCGGAGGCAgcagaagaggaggagcagggtggTGTACGCACCTGAGACGAAGAGGATGGAGGCGGGGTCGTCCCTGACGCGGTAGATGGCCAGGCCGGAGTTGAGGGTGAGCACGCCCAGGCCGGCTTTGGTGACCCAGGTCGGCGCGAGGTTGGCCATGGCAGAgcagaggtgtgtggagctagGGATGCTGACGTCGACAGCTTTATTGTGTGGTGTGTCTTGACTCTTGACTTGAGTCTTGAGTTCTTGACGTCTAGGAAGGGTCAAGGTTCACACTGCTCTATATGAAGGGGAACGTGTGGACAGCAAGTCTCGTGGCCTTGTGGCCAGGATCTTTTTGATAAAATATAAGTTTTCAGCCAtctttttttttaggaaaaagtTTTCAGCCATCTAATTTTAACAAGAAAATTTTGCCGCGCGACCCATGTAAATTAGTTATAACCAGAAGAACACCCACGCTTGGCCTCGGGAACTACTGAATTGGAATAAAATTTAACTATTTATATAATTCTTAGAAAGAGATTATCTATTATAAACTAATGTTAGTGGATAGCGTGGCACGCATATGTGGCGCGACTAAATGTATATTAGTGGATGATGTGTCTCGCTGACGTGGATATCATAATTGTTTGTGCTAGTGAACTTTAATTCAAGTGGTAGTGGACTGCTGAGTGGACATCTTGCATGTCAAAAAAATTGCCAGTAgagttttgctttataagagtacATGATTGACTACTGGCCCATGTAGGGAAACAAAAACCGTATGGTTGTCTAATTAAGGGTCTCTTTAATACACACAACTAGTTAGTAGTTGAGGCTAGAAATTAATCCAAATGAGTTATAATGGACTAGTTAGTTGGCTCATAAATAGTTAAAGACTTAGTTAAAAAAAACTGACCCTTTTATTTGGATGCGTACTAACTAGCTAGCAATTAGCCCTCGTATCCAAGTAAACTCTTGGACGAAAAAAAAGTTAAGAAAAATGGCTCAACACTATATTATTGGCTGGTAGTGTTTAATCTTAAGTGTTATGTGTAAAGCTCTTTAAAATACTACAACATACTATGAGGGTTGTGCTAATGATAAGGACACACGAGGTTGTTCGTATTAAAGCACATTTAGCTTTTTGTCGAAATATAAAGTAGGACCCATTTGTGCACACTgtatcttggctgaaactggtcgaaaaacactgttctggctgaattactatgacagaaaaatactattctaactgaaaaaataagccaaacaagccgaatatggccgaacggggcctatatgaCCCTTTTGTGTTTGCAGACACGATCTTTAAAGAGCCACACATTATTATAGTATTATCTACGTTTATGTGTATTCCAAGCTTagttagggtgtgtttagttagtgaaatttggaaatttggctattgtagtattttcgtttttatttggcaattagtgttcaatcatggactaattaggctcaaaatgttcatctcgcgatttccaaccaaactgtgcaattagttttttttcatctatatttaatgctccatgcacatatcgtaagattcgatgtgatgtctACTTAAGCATTTTTTTggaaactttttgggaactaaacatagccttagttgaaatttaaaaacttgaTGCTGTACATGTATGCTCGGACCACCTAATTATTTACATATTAAAAAAAACCAGCGGATGGCCCACTCAGGTCTAGGCCTGGTCCGAGCGGCCTATTTGATGCTAATGAGCAAGAGTTTTTAGCTTGAAAAAGTCTAGTTTTTTTTGGCTCGTTCTGAGTAATGCCTTGGTTTAGGAGAGGGGATAATCTTAGTAGATATTGGGTGTTGGTGACTCAAGGGCCAAGGCTGTAAAACTCTGGGTCAAGAACGTGTACTTAGGGATGTCACAACACTTTGATACAACAGAAAAGAAAtctaagcgcgtgtttagttcccaccctaaatttcaaaaaagtgctacactagccatcatatcgaatcttgcgatacatgcatggagcattaaatgtagacgaaaaaaaactaattgcacagtttggttggaaattgcgagacgaacgttttgagcctaattagtccatgattgaacaatatttgccaaataaaaatgaaagtgctatagtagccaaattttcaacttccacccaactaaacacgcgctaagtTGTTTCTTGTTGTGTCTTTTGTTTTGCATTTTCATAGTGTCCTCATCTTATTTAGTGCTTCCCATATGTTTTTGTGTGCAAGTAACATTTGAGTGACATAGGATCTTTTCATGGTAGTGTGTTCATAGATGATATGTTTTACTTTTGCTCTTAAGTACGATATTGTCAATGTGACTATGACTAAGGTCGACCTGGCTTAGTATgatttccccaaggatttgattTTCACTTCGTTCGTCTGAGCTTATCAGCCAGAATCAGCTCTACTTTTTAAAcatgaaacaatgtttttctctcacgataaatcAGCCCTGCAAATCAGCCGTAGCCACAATAAGTCCCGCCAAACAGAGCCTTTAGTGTAATCTTTTTAGTTCTAAGGCTAGAAACGCTAATAGGGTGAAGTAAATATTTAAAGCCCTAATTCGACCATCACTTAGTGTAATTTGGTCTTTTCACCGTATGATGATTGTctctttcattttttttctctctcctttgGCGAAGGTCCTCGCAGGTTTCGTGGTAAAAGTTTATTTGCCCGGTCCCGGTGTGCGGTGGTATTGATGGCGCGTGTCGGACTCGTTGCTTGCTCGCTGGGAGCTGCCTTCTGGCCTTGAATGATTGACCCATCGTGCAGACGTGCACGGCAGTGATCGCCACATGCATTTCAcccaaaactaaaaaaaaaaaaaaaaaactgatggaGCCGGTGACACGACATACCGCGGTAACATGTTCCATTCCGATCTAGTCCACCGGTGTGGGTGTGTTATCAACGCGATGCCTATTATGATTTCTAAAGAATAAAATATCGCTAACATCTACGGTGTATTATCTACCTCTATAATATAAAGAAAAGGTTTTAAATAATTAAGAATGGAATTGGAAGGAGAGGTTATTTTGGTGCCGCAAATAAATTCCAGAAAGACAATCAGGCATGCAAGCAATCATTCAAGCAATCACGCAAGCATTcaaacatacactcaagcaaacaAAATGCAGGCAATGGAATTTAAATGCGAAGCAATCTTTCTAATCCTAGAAAATTATTTTTATTGCTACAACTAAATCCTACGTGACACAAATGCATATGGTGGATTTTGATGCAGGGTTTTCGGAAAACCTTTTATTTTAAAAAGCGGTTTTGCGGGAGATAATTAGTCAAGGTTTCGTTTGtaagttttaaaaagtttaatTTTTTAGTGAATTTTAATGATGCAAAAACACGGGTGTTATAGCCGTCTCGGTTAAGTTcatgattaaccgtgacctttggaCCGAGGTGGTTGGCTTGTCCGCCTCAGTTAAGCCATTTCGCCCGCCTCGATTAAGTTTCCTGTAGTAGTGTGGAATATCATATCGTATTTTAGCGAATCGGACACAGTCCAcatgtaacaccctcgatgttacaccctaaacatttactaaaacatgtcatgagcatcatgtttatgtgttagtgtatgtgataaagtgtgtagattaatttcttgtaacctaaaatcactaataaaaatgttaaatgaaagtcgattcaatagctcatgtatattgagtagggtttaaaactgatttttattgaacaaaaatgctatagaacatgtatgtgacgtTTAAATAAAGAttgaaatatgaactttgtagatgacaataaaatacttgatgtagaaaaataacagtgctagccaacatttctaatagcctagaaatacaaattggaatcaagttcagctcaaaagacTTAGAATAATTTCAAGTATGTTGACAgttagacaatgccatgtttggcaatttattttgtcAAATTGGGTTAAGAAAATGTGTCATGTGTTAGTTCGGTTTGGTACCCTCATATgctatcttgagcatggtgaagatggttaaggtccagaagcaaccgtttaatttctataggcgctttaaaattcgtgcacgacacgGTCTCGGGCTGGTTGGCTGCGTGGGCGTGGTCACCATGCTCGGGCACTCGGCGTCGCCACGCTGGATGTCCCGCGCGCACACGCGCTGCCACGCGTGGCCGGCCACGGCTGCTCTGGCCTAGCTGTGGCCTGGCCGCAGCTGGCTCCTAGCGTgtggagccgctgctgctgcttgcgcaGCCAGGCGGTGCTGTCACCGGCCCCGCCGCGCTGCCGCACTGCCGACCCGCCGTGCGCCGTGACGCAGCCGCTTTTCCCAGCGAGGGCCATCTTCGCATGGGCTGGCCTCGCGTGGGCCACGCCTACGGGCCGCTGCACGCGCTGTGTCGCATGGGCCGCGCATGTGGGCTGCGtgggagaattcatttttctttttcataaggaattagaaatagttttttaatttaatttctgagttgatctttggcaattaatataaaatcgtGTAGGTGTCcataaattgtgaaataaattttgttaggttcctaaaattgtgctctatctgtaagtgtatttagttcatatatatacatgttgataccagaagctattaaatcatttgggaGGTctcaatattattaggttaaatattgtatgaatttttgtggtaaattgatggtagctttagtcctaaaaaatttatggtagcttcattatattattatgtgctcactgtaatttttgtagcctaagaatagactaagcattagggtagttaaatgctctttgtttcaaatatacattaaatcattagtagaaataaagatatatccttcatttgcaaagctaggtgtttgttagttgaacctaaCACTTTGCTTCGTAAAGATGATaattagcttagtaccttagtcattagagctagtttagtaacttagtatgtgtattcttagtttaagagttgttgttgcctaaatgctaagtgttgcatcatcatcgtatgcatgtagagaacgagttgacggtgatcgtgaccaccggcgatcacgagttcgaggagatcgtcgaggagtacgaggaggagattctcgtgcaggaggagggcCCGGAGcggccactgactgactcagctgacaccgcgcctgcccaaggcaagccccgatacatcatccttattttttataatcactaaatatatatgtgatgtgcatttacgttatatgaattttatgaaaaccacatgcatagatatatctattctatgagtcttactagtacaggttcgagtagatgctatgcttaggttttcggtagcatgagtaacctgttgttactcataataggtggttattattattactctcataataaaataataaaaagaaaatggagaccggacagggatatggtatggatattggtgggtgtaacaggttgtatcccgcggccaacggggcttagcttggttacactgttttctctgttcgtgtcgattaaggaccgtccgttgctgtggatgttagtcaggtcatagacttattatcctgagcacatacttacttatggcagcggaaaggctcgttacgctcgtGTCGTAGGTTCtgactctttccagaccgactgattggaggcggggaaaggtggaggtctaagcaccatgttgagactgggtctcaagtgtgcgggcttggagtccaagtttggacagggacctagaccccttgacatgaGTGAAATGGATTGGTCTtatttatgcctggggtacaaacgggccGTGTGTTTCggagtacccagctaggatacattggttcgcgaatcgccgtttCCGTCAGACAGTACGACTTGGCAATGGTCTAGCACCTggaccgtagtaagaactggaaaatgaaaaatggtgaaatagttctgattgcttaacccttgcttaaaagcagaacatgtgcttacctagaatggttagctaatgaagtaattatgactgctaattaaacttgatcttaaggacgtacctctagtaatgcttttcgtaaaaaaaagaaaacaacatgcccatattgcctatcatatctctgagagtcggaaaactattcccactagtcgagtaagtcttgcaagtacattgtgtactcagggtttattttacccctgttgtaggtgcagcttgaggagtagctcttgtgtggaggattcttctggtgggcacagacggattcttgcatcgtttccgctagatgtttatttttgttCCGCTATTTGATTATCtcactctaaactctggtattgtaataaataatttttcaaaactcttgttgtatgaaatggactaatattttgtaagctcgtactcattattagattctggaggtaaaacgtggattgttttgagttctcccttggggtgtgctcgacggaactgtccgatgtagctcactttcgaggtgcttagtgtctagtgaaagactAGCGCCTctaaaagcgtgttatttcggacggttctgccacaccacaCTTCTGAACTTTCTTTCTCTTGTGATGGAGCATTTCGCCGTTTTTCTTTTATATGTGGAACATATTTTCTTTGCAACTAGAAAATGGGTCCGGAACATTTTCATTCTGATGCTTTTATTATTCTTCCTTACCCGTGGAACAAAATGTTTCTCGATGAAACGTGCGAAGAAAATTATTCCAGGTATAGATGCAAGAGAGAATTGTTCCATCCGAGAAAATAGGTGAACAAAATGTTTCTCGATGAAACGTGCGAAGAAAATTGTTCCAGGTATAGATGCAAGAGAGAATTGTTCCATCCGAGAAAATAGGTGTATTTGGGGCCACTTGTTCTttagcactacttcagcagtacttttcagcgaatgaacagtgtttttttctctcacaacaaatcagtataagCATCCGCTTAAGCTAAATTTCAGTGATGAATGGGCTAAATAGGTAGCTGCTGCATGTGAGAATGGAGACCTTAATTAGTCCTTGTTCCGTATAGCTCCTTAGCGTTCTGCCCCTTGAAAAAATATTATAATAGCACTGTTTGCCTGTAGGTGGAGCCTTTATCTTTTTTAAGGCGAAAAATAAACTGACAAAAAGAGGAGCCGGCAGAACTGCAATGGCAACCTCCACGGGCTCTGGGCTACAGTATTTCTACAGTGAAATAGTGCTACAATGAATTAGTGACCAATAGTATTGATTGAAGTTACGCCAAATGACCCCTTGCAAAGAAACAAAAGTGCGAAGGCAACACTTCAAATGTCGGATGTCTCGATAGCGTTAAGGGGAgaacaagaaaaaagaaaaactttAGAGcgatatagtttttttttttacaattatGCCTTGGCACGTCACATAATTCATTAAAAGGTTAAAATAAAACACATTACagtaagccatggcttatcaaaaCAAACACCGGCCCCAAGAACAAGTTCCCAAGCTACACAAAACGGCTCTAGTCTTATGAGACTTGGACAATTTGCGACAAAAGAGCTCCTAACGACGGAAGCCGCCCGTAACCAGCAAAATCCACAAATCAACCTCTGCTTTGATTCATTCCAAACACCAATACTACGTACTAGCAAAAGTCCACGGTCACTTTGAGGTTTATTCAATTGTGGTCCACATCAAAGTTGCAGAGTTTTGTTGCAACGTTTGTCGACCTTTGGACACTCTAAACTGTAAAGTCAACTTGTTAACATATGAACTttgaaaaaagagaaagaaacagAGTAAACCCATATATTAGTCTAAAAAACATGTAAACATAGACATATAAATCATATAAAAGTATGTAAGCTTAGCTTCTAATAAAGAGttaacttcttattctttcttagaCCCTGTTTACTATAACCTAGCTCTTTTTACACCGTTAGAGCTGTCTCTAGGCGCGGCTACGGCCACCTGGCCGCCACATAAGCCACTTTGTATTACAAAAGTCATCAGCTATATACACATATTAAGCTAGCTAGCACTGGGGTACGTACTCCATACCTTACTACACGGGTCGAGCAGGCAGAGGTACTCGGTAGGCACACTGCACACACGTATGAACACTATCTACAGCACAGAAGAAGAAGTCCTCCCGCTGGCAGCCTGGCCCTGACGAACCACCCATGTCTTCACTCTTCAGGCCTGCAGGAAGAGCGCGAAGAAGCCACCGGCGGTGGTGGCGACGGCCAGACCCCAGACGACGCCGGCCACGACATGCGACGGCATGACCGCGGCCACCTTCCACGCAAAGGCCAGGGTGAGCAGAGCGGTGACGGGCCACGCGGCGCGCCTGGCCCGCTCCCTGGCGGGGGACCCTGGCGCCGCGCGCTCGTACGCGCGGAGGCAGGCGAAGAGGAGCAGCAGGAGCAGGTACGAGGACGCGACGAAGAGGGTGGACGCCACGTCGCCCCTGGCGCGGTAGATGGCGAGGCCCGAGTTGACGGTGAGCACGCCGAGGCCCGCGCCGGCGATCAAGGTCTGCCCCCGGTTGTTGTTGTCCGCCATGGGCAGTGGCCGGTGCCAATAGTGTAGTAGTGCCAGTGTGTGCTCAAGCCTGAATTCGGCAGCCAGGTATACCAGAGAGCTTGCGGAGTACGTGCTTGAGTGTACGTGGAAACTCTGTTTGACTCGACCAGTGGAACGACTATAAGACAAGCTAGTCTCGCCCGTTCGAACATGAATATCGGAGGAGATTGGCTAGTACGTGTTGGTGTAGCAAAGCCGCTGCGCCCACCCCAGCTGCTCACAGACTTGCTTATAGGCGGCGTAGTACATGTTCCGGATAGGACCCCCGACCACGTGACGTCGTCAGGCGAATTTCATGGAAATCGCGGAGGGTGGCGTATATCGTACGTTGAAAGCTAGCTCTGCTCTGGTTGTCAATTTAAACATGGCAACGGCCCCGATCCCCGATTCTCCGCGGGGAATTTCTCTATTAGGGGATGGGGATAGGGCCAAATTGATCTCCACAGGGATCTAAACGGGGAAAAAATTACCCCCCGTCGGGTctggcggggacggggatgggggatCAATCCTCGTACCCGATATCCGCTTCCCCGCCccgtttagggcctgtttggaacgcaggaatacaAAACAAAGGAATGGAAAAAACACAAGAATAGAATAGAGCAAAAAGTAGAAAACTACGGGATTTGAAAACACAGGAATAAAAACTTTGGGGTGTTTGGATCACAGGAAAACAAAAATGCCACATGTGCCCAAGAACCAGGTTCCATGCTTGAGAACTTGACGAAACATTGTAGGAATTTTTCCTTTAGGTTTCCTTGGATGCTTTTTTCCCTAAGTTTTGTGAAGCACGGTTAGTCTTTCCTTTGGAAAGGAATGCAggtttcctttgttccaaacagcaaATTGAGGAAATATTCCTATGGAATTCATTCCTTTGATTTTCCTTTGGAAATCCTCcattccaaacaagcccttagtacACATGCTTCGCTTTCTTTGTTGATGGCCCAACTAGCCCATGAAGGCCCAATATCATCCAAGTATATAACACCAATAACCCTAACTTCTCCACCCTAGAGTTCCCTGTCCCAGGCTCCCAGCCACCCCTTCCGCCGCCGCCATGCTTCCAGGTGCCTGTCACCACTCACCACTGCTGCACGACGGCTCCAGCAAGCCCGCAAGTTGTCCATCTGTGCACCTCCGGCGACGGCGCATCTGCGCGATCCTCCAGTAGCGGCGACGCATCCACGTGCAGACACTATGGGTAGCTACGCCCTGCAGCCGCGCGTGCTCCACAAAGAGCAGCAGCTCGTGTCCATGTGCTCCCCACGGGCAACAGTGCGTGCTTCCCCATTCCCCAAGGATAGTAGTGGCTTCTTGAAGTAGGTAGGTACTGGAGCTTCAGATCAAGACTTATCACCACTGTCGTGGTCCATGGATTTGTCCTCCACGTCCCTACCCTACTCAATATCTTGCTATttggctatttctattttcttgattgctatttctGGATTGTAATTCGTGTTGTACTCTAATTTCATATCAATGCCTTATGTGAATGG includes these proteins:
- the LOC136527297 gene encoding uncharacterized protein; translated protein: MANLAPTWVTKAGLGVLTLNSGLAIYRVRDDPASILFVSGAYTTLLLLFCCLRDYERAAPGSPARERARRLVWPLTTLLTVAFAWKVAAVMPSAVAAAVVWALAVATTAGGLFALFVPG
- the LOC136525166 gene encoding uncharacterized protein; the encoded protein is MADNNNRGQTLIAGAGLGVLTVNSGLAIYRARGDVASTLFVASSYLLLLLLFACLRAYERAAPGSPARERARRAAWPVTALLTLAFAWKVAAVMPSHVVAGVVWGLAVATTAGGFFALFLQA